In one Aromatoleum aromaticum EbN1 genomic region, the following are encoded:
- a CDS encoding RAQPRD family integrative conjugative element protein codes for MHPSFRLLPFALAIAAFAPFSVAYADDDRERENLARLEHELALLTREVRAARGDAPTRARIHFQYEDLARDLEMIRAGIADHLSAPRQPRPVEPLKGDYRR; via the coding sequence ATGCACCCATCCTTCCGATTGCTGCCGTTCGCGCTCGCCATCGCCGCCTTCGCGCCATTCTCCGTCGCCTACGCCGACGACGATCGCGAGCGCGAGAACCTCGCCCGCCTCGAGCACGAACTCGCCCTCCTCACCCGTGAGGTCCGTGCCGCCCGGGGCGACGCGCCAACCCGCGCCCGGATCCACTTTCAGTACGAGGACCTCGCCCGCGATCTGGAAATGATCCGCGCCGGCATCGCCGATCACCTCAGCGCGCCCCGCCAGCCTCGCCCGGTCGAGCCGCTGAAGGGCGACTACCGCCGTTGA